One part of the Thermococcus litoralis DSM 5473 genome encodes these proteins:
- a CDS encoding LAGLIDADG family homing endonuclease: protein MAEEVKEVKEVKILEKPWVEKYRPERLDDIVGQDHIVKRLKHYVKTGSMPHLLFAGPPGVGKCLTGDVKVIANGRLCELGELVEKVSNGRFGPTPVKGLKVLGIDEDGKLREFEVQYVYKDRAERLIRIRTRLGRELKVTPYHPLLVNRKNGEIKWVKAEELKPGDKLAVPRFLPAIAEEDPLAEWLGYFIGDGHADSRSNVITFTNADPSLRRRFMELTERLFPDAKIKERIHKNRAPDVYVNSRKAWELVSALGFAGRKADKVYIPEKGWEGIRSFLRAYFDCDAGVDKNAIVLATASREMAEQVTYGLAGFGIISKIREKKVRGKLYYHVTISGSENVERFLSEIGFSHREKLEKAKKLVKKFNPNLDSLKVNYELISYVRDRLKLNFSDDKRSWSHRKAREISWELMKEIYYRLDELERLKESLSRSILIDWNEVAERRKEIAEKTGIRVDRLLEYIKGKRKPSLRNYLKIAKALGIDLEPTIDAMRVFARKYSSYAEIGRKLGTWNSSVRIILESNTEKIEKLEEIRKIELELIGEILSDEKLKEGVAYLIFLSQNELYWDEITEVKELKGDFVIYDLHVPGYHNFIAGNMPTVVHNTTAALALARELFGEGWRHNFLELNASVSKDTPILVRLNGKVMRTTFAELDKIYFDENDGEVAYKDAMNLEVLTVDENYKVRWARVSKIIRHRVPVILKIHLEGGGTLELTGNHSVMVLTENGLESVKASELKEGSYLLSFVSSVPGFLDVLNMEDYTVKPSARVRTFGEIPLNDELAYMMGLYAAEGAVSFKGVTSGQVIYTLGSHEGELIERVREFAEGLGVSVYENYTTSGFDRSRRSAYQIRLLSTQLARFFEDNFYDGHGRRSENKRVPGFIFEASLEERIAFLKGLADVDGSGEWESVVRVSSVSKDMLIDTVWLARISGIEASLFEREARLIWKGGMKWAKAELLPAEPIIKMLLRIEDAVEGNWRYNFRHQLYEGKKRVGKGILRDVLDMVNVEKLDDEGREIYETLRKLAYTDLHALAIRKIELIEYNDFVYDVSVPGNETFFAGEIPVLLHNSDERGINVIREKVKEFARTKPIGGASFKIIFLDEADALTQDAQQALRRTMEMFSSNVRFILSCVTGDTRIYTPDEREVKIKDFLKFYERGLVREVSNRNGRDTVIAAVAFNSKIIGHPVFRLTLESGRVIEATGDHMFLTPAGWVQTYDLKEGSEVLVKPTLEGTPYEVNPEPIVDLRDFYEFANKLELERGRKPLGEARNFRELTTKDKEKILARALELKAEMEKGLTEREAEILQEISTEWTSREEIQKKVGLSRARLNQLLKNLEEKGYVERRMEGKRQFVRKLRDGVPLRNTADVKRILEKELGIKISYTAVKRLLAGELDGPAYNLLRELKKRWLVRYDDERAGILARVLGFLLGDGHLAKGGTRVWFNSSREELEALAEDLRRLGLKPSEIIERESSSEIGGRKVKGKIHMLYVDNRALHALMRFWGVEAGNKTKKGYRVPEWIRKGNLFVKREFLRGLFAADGTKPYSEKYNFNGIKLEMRTSSESLEETTEFFNDLAELLREFEVDSKVIVSPIGDGFIVRLVVTPNESNYLKFLTRVGYAYVKDKYARLVGEYLRMKLTYKEIILPQIAEKAVELAAKTNPTQAAKLLGVKRDFVVNRLNGVPIGLTRDFMTFEDFRRERVTGDYVVEKVIKKEELGYLDVYDVTCASDHSFISNGLVSHNCNYSSKIIEPIQSRCAIFRFRPLKDEDIAKRLKYIAENEGLELTEEGLQAILYVAEGDLRRAINVLQAAAALDVKITDENVFLVASRARPEDVREMMLLALEGNFLKARDKLREILLKQGLSGEDVLIQMHKEVFNLPISEPKKVALADKIGEYNFRLVEGANEMIQLEALLAQFTLLGKD, encoded by the coding sequence ATGGCTGAAGAAGTAAAAGAGGTTAAGGAAGTTAAAATTCTTGAAAAACCGTGGGTTGAGAAGTATAGGCCTGAGAGGCTTGACGACATTGTAGGGCAAGATCACATAGTGAAGAGGCTCAAGCACTATGTTAAAACCGGCTCGATGCCGCATCTTCTCTTTGCAGGTCCACCCGGTGTTGGAAAGTGCCTCACAGGGGATGTTAAGGTCATAGCCAACGGCAGGCTCTGTGAGCTGGGAGAGCTCGTTGAAAAAGTTTCCAATGGCAGGTTTGGCCCAACACCTGTTAAAGGCCTCAAAGTCCTTGGAATAGACGAGGACGGAAAGCTGAGGGAGTTCGAGGTTCAGTACGTCTACAAGGATAGGGCCGAGAGGCTGATAAGGATAAGGACTCGCCTCGGCAGGGAGCTTAAGGTTACTCCCTACCACCCGCTCCTCGTGAACAGGAAGAACGGAGAAATCAAATGGGTGAAGGCAGAGGAGCTTAAACCCGGCGACAAACTCGCAGTTCCGCGTTTCCTTCCGGCCATAGCTGAGGAAGACCCGCTGGCTGAGTGGCTTGGATACTTCATTGGAGACGGCCACGCCGACTCAAGGAGCAATGTAATCACTTTCACAAACGCTGATCCCTCTTTAAGACGGCGCTTTATGGAGCTGACGGAGAGGCTCTTTCCAGATGCGAAGATTAAAGAGAGAATCCACAAAAACAGGGCACCGGACGTTTACGTGAACTCCAGGAAGGCCTGGGAGCTTGTAAGTGCTCTTGGCTTTGCTGGAAGAAAAGCTGACAAGGTGTACATACCCGAGAAAGGCTGGGAGGGGATTCGCTCCTTCCTCAGGGCGTACTTTGACTGTGATGCTGGAGTTGATAAGAACGCAATAGTACTGGCGACCGCCAGCAGGGAGATGGCGGAGCAGGTTACCTATGGCTTAGCTGGTTTTGGGATAATCTCGAAGATACGGGAGAAAAAAGTCAGGGGTAAACTATATTACCACGTCACAATCTCAGGTTCAGAGAACGTGGAGAGGTTTCTGAGCGAGATCGGCTTCTCCCACAGAGAGAAACTTGAAAAAGCTAAGAAGCTCGTCAAGAAGTTCAACCCGAACCTCGACAGCTTGAAGGTCAACTATGAACTTATCTCTTACGTTAGAGACAGGCTTAAACTGAACTTCTCCGACGATAAGAGAAGCTGGAGCCACAGAAAGGCGAGAGAGATCTCGTGGGAGCTGATGAAAGAAATCTACTACCGCCTCGATGAGCTTGAGAGGCTGAAAGAGTCCCTCTCAAGGAGCATCCTCATAGACTGGAACGAGGTGGCGGAGCGGAGAAAAGAGATAGCGGAAAAGACTGGGATTAGGGTTGACAGACTCCTCGAGTACATTAAGGGCAAGAGGAAGCCGAGCCTGAGGAACTATCTAAAGATAGCGAAGGCCCTTGGGATCGACCTTGAACCTACGATTGATGCCATGAGGGTCTTTGCAAGGAAGTACTCAAGCTATGCCGAAATCGGAAGGAAACTCGGCACCTGGAACTCCAGCGTGAGAATAATTCTTGAGAGCAACACGGAAAAGATCGAGAAACTTGAGGAAATAAGGAAAATCGAGCTCGAGCTAATAGGGGAAATCCTCTCCGACGAGAAGCTTAAGGAAGGGGTAGCATACCTGATATTCCTCTCCCAGAACGAGCTCTACTGGGATGAGATAACCGAAGTGAAGGAGCTTAAGGGCGACTTCGTCATCTACGACCTCCACGTTCCGGGATACCACAACTTCATCGCAGGAAACATGCCGACGGTTGTGCACAACACAACTGCTGCGCTGGCTTTAGCCAGGGAACTCTTCGGTGAAGGCTGGAGGCACAACTTCTTGGAGCTTAACGCCTCCGTTTCAAAGGACACGCCGATACTAGTGAGATTGAACGGAAAGGTTATGAGGACTACCTTTGCAGAGCTGGATAAGATTTACTTTGATGAGAACGATGGAGAGGTTGCGTATAAGGATGCCATGAACCTTGAGGTTCTTACAGTGGATGAGAACTATAAAGTCAGGTGGGCGAGGGTGAGTAAGATAATCCGCCACCGTGTTCCTGTGATTCTAAAGATTCACCTCGAGGGAGGGGGAACGCTTGAGCTCACTGGAAACCACTCGGTAATGGTTCTGACGGAGAATGGACTTGAGAGCGTGAAGGCAAGCGAGCTTAAGGAAGGCTCTTACCTGTTGAGCTTTGTATCCAGTGTTCCCGGCTTCCTCGACGTCCTTAACATGGAAGACTACACCGTAAAGCCGAGCGCAAGGGTCAGAACCTTTGGAGAGATCCCTCTCAACGATGAGCTCGCTTACATGATGGGCCTCTACGCGGCCGAGGGGGCTGTAAGCTTCAAGGGAGTGACTTCGGGGCAGGTCATTTACACCCTTGGTAGCCACGAGGGAGAGCTCATAGAGAGAGTCAGGGAGTTTGCAGAAGGACTCGGGGTCAGCGTCTATGAGAACTACACCACATCAGGCTTCGACCGTTCAAGGAGGAGTGCCTACCAGATAAGACTCCTCAGCACCCAGCTAGCGAGGTTCTTCGAGGATAACTTCTACGACGGCCATGGAAGAAGGTCTGAAAACAAGAGGGTTCCGGGCTTTATCTTCGAGGCCTCGCTGGAAGAGAGAATAGCGTTTCTTAAAGGATTGGCAGACGTGGACGGCAGTGGTGAATGGGAAAGTGTCGTTAGGGTATCTTCGGTCTCAAAGGACATGCTGATAGACACCGTCTGGCTGGCGAGAATTTCGGGAATAGAGGCGAGCCTCTTCGAGAGAGAAGCCAGGCTCATCTGGAAAGGTGGAATGAAGTGGGCTAAGGCTGAGCTTCTCCCGGCTGAACCGATAATCAAGATGCTCCTTAGGATAGAGGACGCCGTTGAGGGCAACTGGCGCTACAATTTCAGACACCAGCTCTACGAAGGTAAGAAGCGTGTTGGGAAGGGAATTCTCAGAGATGTTCTTGACATGGTCAACGTTGAAAAGCTGGACGATGAAGGCAGGGAGATTTATGAAACGCTCAGAAAGCTCGCCTACACGGATCTTCATGCCCTCGCGATAAGGAAGATAGAGCTCATTGAGTACAACGACTTCGTCTACGACGTCAGTGTACCGGGCAACGAGACCTTCTTCGCGGGCGAGATACCGGTTCTCCTGCACAACTCTGATGAAAGAGGTATAAACGTTATCCGTGAGAAGGTAAAGGAGTTTGCAAGGACAAAGCCGATAGGCGGTGCGAGCTTTAAGATAATCTTCCTTGATGAGGCCGACGCTTTAACTCAAGATGCCCAACAAGCCTTGAGGAGAACTATGGAGATGTTTTCTAGCAACGTTCGTTTCATTCTCAGCTGTGTCACAGGTGACACGAGGATATACACTCCAGACGAGAGGGAAGTAAAAATTAAGGACTTTCTCAAGTTTTACGAAAGGGGCCTAGTGAGAGAGGTGTCCAATAGAAATGGAAGGGACACAGTGATAGCGGCGGTTGCTTTCAACTCTAAGATAATCGGTCACCCGGTCTTCAGGTTGACTCTCGAAAGCGGAAGAGTAATAGAGGCAACGGGCGACCATATGTTTTTAACTCCTGCAGGCTGGGTTCAGACATATGACCTTAAGGAGGGGAGTGAAGTTCTCGTGAAACCTACTCTGGAAGGTACTCCCTACGAGGTCAATCCAGAGCCGATTGTTGACCTCAGGGATTTCTATGAGTTCGCCAACAAGCTAGAGCTTGAGAGGGGAAGAAAGCCCCTTGGAGAGGCCAGGAATTTCCGCGAGCTGACAACCAAGGATAAAGAGAAAATCCTTGCGAGAGCGCTTGAACTGAAGGCGGAGATGGAGAAGGGCTTAACGGAAAGAGAAGCTGAAATCCTCCAGGAGATTTCAACCGAGTGGACATCTCGGGAGGAGATCCAAAAAAAGGTCGGGCTCTCGAGAGCGAGGCTGAATCAGCTCCTTAAGAATTTGGAGGAGAAGGGCTATGTTGAAAGGAGAATGGAAGGTAAGAGGCAGTTCGTAAGAAAGCTCCGCGATGGAGTTCCTCTGAGGAATACTGCCGATGTCAAGAGGATCCTTGAGAAAGAGTTAGGGATAAAGATAAGCTACACAGCCGTGAAGAGGCTCCTTGCCGGCGAACTCGATGGTCCGGCTTATAACTTACTTCGTGAGCTCAAGAAGAGATGGCTGGTAAGATATGACGACGAAAGAGCCGGAATTCTCGCGAGGGTTCTCGGCTTCCTACTTGGCGATGGACATCTCGCCAAGGGAGGTACAAGGGTCTGGTTCAACTCCTCAAGGGAAGAGCTTGAGGCACTGGCGGAGGATCTCAGAAGGCTCGGCCTGAAGCCTTCGGAGATAATAGAGCGCGAGTCTTCGTCGGAGATAGGCGGGAGAAAGGTAAAAGGCAAGATACACATGCTCTACGTTGACAACAGGGCCCTCCACGCCCTCATGCGCTTCTGGGGCGTTGAGGCAGGAAACAAGACGAAGAAAGGTTACCGCGTTCCGGAGTGGATAAGGAAGGGCAACCTTTTCGTCAAGAGGGAGTTCCTTAGAGGTCTCTTCGCTGCCGATGGAACCAAGCCATACTCCGAAAAGTACAACTTCAATGGAATAAAGCTTGAAATGCGCACGAGCAGTGAGAGCCTCGAAGAGACGACCGAGTTCTTCAACGACCTTGCCGAGCTCCTTAGAGAGTTTGAGGTGGACTCAAAGGTGATAGTAAGTCCGATTGGGGATGGGTTCATTGTGAGACTTGTTGTTACTCCTAACGAATCCAACTACCTGAAGTTTTTAACGAGAGTCGGCTACGCTTACGTTAAAGACAAATATGCCAGGCTGGTTGGAGAGTACTTGAGGATGAAGCTGACCTACAAGGAGATAATCCTTCCGCAGATTGCGGAAAAGGCTGTGGAGCTTGCCGCAAAAACCAATCCGACACAGGCTGCCAAGTTGCTTGGAGTTAAGAGGGACTTTGTCGTCAATAGGCTAAATGGAGTTCCAATCGGTTTAACGAGGGATTTCATGACTTTCGAGGACTTCAGGAGGGAACGCGTTACCGGAGACTATGTTGTAGAAAAGGTCATTAAAAAGGAAGAACTTGGCTACCTGGACGTCTATGATGTCACCTGTGCCTCTGACCACAGCTTCATATCAAACGGCCTTGTAAGCCACAACTGCAACTATTCATCCAAAATCATAGAACCCATTCAATCAAGATGTGCGATTTTCCGCTTTAGACCGTTAAAAGATGAAGATATTGCAAAGAGGCTAAAATACATAGCTGAAAACGAAGGGCTCGAGCTAACCGAGGAGGGTCTTCAAGCGATACTCTACGTGGCTGAAGGTGACTTAAGGAGGGCAATAAACGTTCTCCAGGCTGCAGCTGCCCTAGATGTCAAAATAACTGATGAAAACGTATTTTTGGTTGCAAGCAGGGCCAGACCAGAAGACGTTAGGGAAATGATGCTTTTAGCTTTAGAGGGCAATTTCCTTAAAGCTAGGGACAAGCTTAGGGAGATACTCCTAAAGCAAGGTTTAAGCGGAGAAGACGTTTTGATTCAGATGCACAAAGAGGTGTTCAATCTTCCAATAAGTGAGCCGAAGAAGGTTGCCTTGGCTGATAAAATAGGAGAGTACAACTTCAGGCTTGTTGAGGGAGCAAATGAAATGATTCAGCTTGAAGCTCTCTTGGCTCAGTTCACACTGCTTGGCAAGGATTAG
- a CDS encoding glycine C-acetyltransferase — protein sequence MAKLDWITEELNELKEKGLYVRIRVLQSAQGPWVIVDGKKVLNMCSNNYLGLAAHPKIKEAAIRAILDYGVGAGAVRTIAGTMELHVELEEKLAKFKKREAAILFQSGYNANLGAISALIKKGEDGVFVSEELNHASIIDGMRLSGAEKVIYKHLDMEDLKKKLEEVKDKKKKLIVTDGVFSMDGDLAPLPEIAELAEQYDAMVYVDDAHGEGVLGEHGRGIVDHFKLHDRVDFEMGTLSKAFGVIGGYVAGPEEAIEYLKQRGRPFLFSSALNPPDVAAAIAAVEILQHSDELVKKLWDNTHFLQKGLRDIGYDLGNTKHPITPVMLYDEKLAQEFSRRLYDEYNIFAQAIVYPTVPLGTARIRLEPSAAHSKEDLQYVIDAFEDLGKKTGFLK from the coding sequence ATGGCAAAGCTTGACTGGATTACCGAGGAGCTTAATGAACTTAAAGAAAAAGGACTTTATGTAAGAATTAGAGTTCTCCAGAGCGCCCAAGGCCCTTGGGTGATTGTTGACGGAAAGAAAGTTCTAAACATGTGTTCCAACAACTATCTCGGTTTGGCAGCACATCCAAAAATTAAGGAAGCGGCTATAAGAGCTATTCTTGACTATGGCGTTGGAGCAGGAGCTGTTAGAACAATAGCCGGAACAATGGAGCTCCACGTGGAGCTTGAGGAAAAACTTGCAAAGTTCAAGAAGAGAGAAGCTGCTATTCTCTTCCAAAGCGGCTACAATGCAAACCTTGGGGCAATAAGTGCCCTCATAAAGAAAGGCGAGGATGGAGTTTTTGTTAGTGAAGAACTAAACCACGCAAGCATTATCGATGGTATGAGGTTAAGCGGAGCTGAGAAAGTTATCTACAAACACCTTGACATGGAAGACCTCAAAAAGAAGCTTGAAGAAGTGAAAGACAAGAAAAAGAAGCTTATTGTCACTGATGGTGTATTCAGCATGGACGGTGACCTCGCCCCACTTCCAGAAATAGCCGAATTGGCGGAACAGTACGATGCTATGGTATACGTTGACGACGCCCACGGTGAGGGTGTTTTAGGTGAACATGGAAGGGGTATTGTTGACCACTTTAAGCTCCACGACAGAGTGGACTTTGAAATGGGAACCCTAAGCAAGGCATTTGGTGTCATTGGTGGCTATGTTGCAGGGCCAGAAGAGGCGATAGAATATTTAAAGCAGAGGGGAAGACCATTCCTGTTCTCATCCGCCTTGAATCCGCCCGACGTTGCTGCCGCTATTGCCGCGGTTGAGATTCTCCAACATAGCGATGAGCTCGTTAAAAAGCTTTGGGACAACACCCACTTCCTCCAAAAGGGACTTAGAGACATTGGCTATGACTTAGGAAACACCAAGCACCCAATTACACCGGTAATGCTATATGACGAAAAGCTAGCCCAAGAGTTCTCAAGAAGACTCTACGATGAATACAACATCTTCGCCCAGGCAATAGTTTATCCGACAGTCCCATTAGGCACAGCAAGAATAAGGCTTGAGCCCTCAGCAGCCCACAGCAAGGAAGACCTGCAGTACGTAATAGATGCCTTTGAAGACCTCGGAAAGAAGACCGGATTCTTGAAGTGA
- a CDS encoding DUF835 domain-containing protein yields the protein MSLITATLSLTALLLLIGLTIVGIKYRRRFIARYPALRRFYDFMIVGFAIAALSKFVFTFIDLYDVGILFLNPSEKMLLNTAGNGLTTFALLFLLLGWVTLLKSLVSRYKLSPVIEIEGKEERFAPGVYLCKTGDCNSLLLDLLKGRAGLIVSRTPRHVLKEKLKLEQTPMLWLTKIDGEGNIHPLRLEFLLQTLVDFMKSGDTPKIILLDGIEYLMVENGFEPVFKFLAALNDYALLNNTIILVPLDESAVEKRHANLLRREFREIKAD from the coding sequence ATGAGCCTTATAACTGCAACCCTCTCACTAACCGCCTTGCTATTGCTGATAGGCTTGACAATAGTCGGAATAAAGTATAGGAGGAGGTTCATAGCTAGGTATCCTGCACTTAGAAGATTCTATGACTTCATGATAGTGGGGTTCGCCATAGCAGCCCTATCAAAGTTTGTCTTCACGTTTATCGATCTATATGACGTTGGAATTCTCTTTCTGAACCCTTCAGAGAAAATGCTCTTAAACACAGCTGGAAATGGTTTAACAACGTTTGCACTTCTCTTCCTTCTTCTCGGATGGGTGACCCTATTAAAGAGCCTCGTATCAAGATACAAGCTCTCTCCAGTGATAGAAATAGAGGGGAAAGAGGAAAGATTTGCCCCTGGGGTGTATCTATGCAAAACGGGGGATTGCAACTCATTATTGCTAGATCTGTTGAAAGGAAGAGCAGGGCTTATTGTTTCCAGAACACCAAGGCATGTGCTTAAAGAAAAGCTAAAACTTGAGCAAACCCCAATGTTATGGCTCACAAAAATAGATGGGGAAGGAAATATACACCCGCTAAGGCTTGAGTTCCTTCTGCAGACATTAGTAGACTTCATGAAGTCGGGAGATACTCCAAAGATAATTTTACTAGATGGAATCGAATATCTCATGGTAGAAAATGGGTTTGAGCCGGTCTTTAAGTTCCTAGCAGCATTGAACGATTACGCCCTACTCAACAACACGATAATCTTGGTTCCCTTAGATGAGAGCGCTGTTGAAAAAAGACACGCAAACCTCTTAAGGAGGGAGTTTAGAGAGATAAAGGCAGACTAG
- the endA gene encoding tRNA-intron lyase gives MGGQELSEFKFYLSGDRVFSTMESAINKLYNKRHYGEVVNGKLFLSLIEAAYLLDKGWIKVFDGEKELRVQELFEIGRKKDEQFDLKFLVYRDLRNRGYTVKTALKYGSHFRVYRKGMEEHADWLIWVVSENQKMYPNDLTARVRVAHGVRKKMVLAVVDEDNDVVYYHIGRIKF, from the coding sequence ATGGGGGGACAGGAGTTGAGTGAGTTCAAATTTTACCTAAGCGGAGATAGGGTTTTCAGCACGATGGAGAGTGCTATAAACAAGCTCTACAACAAGCGGCACTATGGGGAAGTTGTAAATGGCAAGCTTTTCCTTTCTCTCATTGAAGCCGCTTATCTGTTGGACAAAGGATGGATTAAAGTTTTTGACGGTGAAAAAGAGCTCAGAGTTCAAGAGCTTTTCGAAATTGGAAGGAAAAAAGATGAGCAGTTTGATTTAAAGTTTTTGGTTTACAGGGATCTTAGGAATAGGGGCTACACTGTGAAGACAGCTCTCAAATACGGTTCTCACTTTAGGGTGTACCGCAAAGGAATGGAGGAGCATGCGGACTGGCTGATCTGGGTTGTAAGTGAGAACCAGAAGATGTATCCAAACGACTTAACCGCTAGGGTTAGGGTTGCCCATGGGGTTAGAAAAAAGATGGTTCTGGCGGTGGTCGATGAGGACAATGACGTGGTTTATTACCACATAGGCAGAATAAAATTCTAG
- the rimI gene encoding ribosomal protein S18-alanine N-acetyltransferase, producing MSLSSRDVPFPRKIPLSLVTIRPATLFDLSEVMRIERQSFREQYPRGLFLMFLEANPETFLVAEYNGKVVGYVMGYLRPDMEGHIMSIAVDPLYRGNGIGKALMEVVIDRLIKRGARYIGLEVRVSNERAIKLYEKLGFKKMKIIKGYYSDGEDAYYMVLTPDAWGDRS from the coding sequence ATGAGTCTCTCTTCAAGAGATGTCCCTTTCCCAAGAAAGATTCCCCTGAGCCTTGTCACTATCAGGCCTGCTACCCTCTTTGACCTAAGTGAGGTTATGCGCATTGAGAGACAGTCCTTTAGGGAGCAATATCCGAGAGGGCTGTTTTTGATGTTCCTTGAGGCAAATCCAGAGACCTTTCTAGTTGCAGAATACAACGGGAAGGTAGTTGGCTATGTAATGGGATATCTAAGACCAGACATGGAAGGTCACATAATGAGTATAGCCGTTGATCCTCTTTATAGAGGTAATGGGATAGGCAAGGCTCTTATGGAGGTTGTTATAGACAGGTTAATAAAACGAGGGGCTAGGTACATAGGACTTGAGGTCAGAGTCAGCAATGAGAGGGCGATAAAGCTCTACGAAAAGCTAGGCTTTAAGAAGATGAAAATCATAAAAGGCTACTACTCCGATGGCGAGGATGCCTACTACATGGTTCTCACACCAGACGCATGGGGGGACAGGAGTTGA
- a CDS encoding alpha-amylase family glycosyl hydrolase — MRASELRKLVIYEVFPRNHTEEGTLKALAEDLERIKSLGVDFVWLMPIYPIGEEGKKGSLGSPYAIKDYRSINPELGTFEDFKKLVEKAHRLGLKVMIDIVYNHTSRDSKLLEEHPEWFYTVDGKPSRKVPDWSDVYDLDYSNRELWEYQIETLKFWAKYVDGFRCDVAPLVPLEFWEKAKKEVAKINPNILWMAETVYPSFVKWLRERGFRVHSDVEMHRVFEITYDYDGREMLERYLRGERSLLSYTDYLYVQDTLYPADYVKLRFLENHDLPRAAGIFRDELRLKNWTAFMFMLKGAMLIYAGQEYAIENQPSLFEKDPIPWEKGNEEFSSFVKKLIKIKKSIDCNDQRVYLAKEGIAVVECKNAVGIFNLEGKIGEIEIEVRGIDLLTGKKVESKDGKIEVPFEPVIIHL, encoded by the coding sequence ATGCGGGCTAGCGAGTTGAGAAAGCTCGTTATATACGAAGTCTTCCCAAGAAACCACACTGAAGAGGGAACTCTAAAGGCCTTAGCTGAAGATTTGGAGAGGATAAAATCCCTCGGCGTGGACTTTGTTTGGCTGATGCCTATATATCCAATAGGAGAAGAAGGCAAAAAGGGTTCTCTTGGCTCTCCTTATGCCATAAAAGACTATAGATCAATAAATCCCGAGCTGGGAACGTTTGAAGACTTTAAAAAACTCGTGGAAAAAGCTCATAGGCTTGGGCTTAAGGTTATGATAGACATTGTATACAATCATACCTCGCGAGATTCAAAGCTTTTGGAAGAGCATCCCGAATGGTTCTATACAGTTGATGGCAAGCCTTCAAGAAAGGTTCCGGACTGGAGCGATGTTTACGACCTTGACTACTCCAACAGAGAGCTCTGGGAATATCAAATAGAGACCTTGAAGTTCTGGGCTAAATACGTGGATGGGTTTAGATGCGATGTTGCTCCTCTTGTGCCCTTGGAATTCTGGGAGAAAGCCAAAAAAGAAGTTGCCAAGATTAATCCCAACATTCTCTGGATGGCTGAGACTGTATATCCTTCTTTTGTCAAGTGGCTGCGGGAGAGGGGATTTAGAGTCCACTCGGATGTTGAGATGCACCGGGTATTTGAGATTACTTACGACTACGATGGAAGAGAGATGCTGGAGAGGTATCTGCGGGGAGAAAGAAGTCTATTAAGCTATACTGACTACCTCTACGTTCAGGATACTTTGTATCCAGCGGATTACGTTAAGCTTAGATTTCTGGAAAATCATGATTTACCAAGGGCGGCTGGGATATTTAGGGATGAACTTCGCCTGAAGAATTGGACGGCCTTCATGTTCATGCTAAAGGGGGCTATGCTAATATATGCAGGGCAGGAATATGCTATCGAAAACCAGCCAAGCCTCTTTGAAAAGGATCCTATTCCCTGGGAAAAGGGAAATGAGGAGTTTTCATCTTTTGTCAAGAAACTAATCAAGATTAAAAAGTCAATCGATTGCAACGATCAAAGGGTGTACTTGGCGAAGGAAGGAATTGCTGTTGTGGAGTGCAAAAATGCAGTTGGAATTTTCAACCTAGAGGGAAAAATTGGAGAGATAGAGATTGAAGTTAGAGGAATAGACCTTCTGACAGGTAAAAAGGTTGAAAGCAAAGATGGGAAGATAGAGGTCCCCTTTGAGCCGGTAATAATCCATCTTTGA